One genomic segment of Suricata suricatta isolate VVHF042 chromosome 16, meerkat_22Aug2017_6uvM2_HiC, whole genome shotgun sequence includes these proteins:
- the PHLDB3 gene encoding pleckstrin homology-like domain family B member 3, translated as MTAGSGSEKAWALLPATLESEPSLPGSGKEGPASWSSGPRARVVWSCSGPRATPPRCQATPPELRGRPTPLEPGAALGTPNGPEEGCQPPTVPECDAEDRPHGATQPQVHAEDAHKPEASEAPEEPQRVKELPSGRGAEQQAEEEEEVGEGSSTESSRDAGEAPPPAPVPVTPPASAPPGEKVRGAARRLREQQLEALTRVALMEQRVKELQRQRKELRIEMEVEVALLRGELAGERVAARREEEQLRELLGQQVETEQGSREQREQEQKRLSQERDRVEGLRQRLQEAQGQLDSQPEDQRERLLQGVQEMREQLDVAQRAYEDLEFQQLEQESRREDEDRDSPGAQTLDPKVRELQASVAQHRRRIQVLEEQLRSLGEQMAAESRGLSRKKEEALEALTQERSRLLQLNCLQGPPGGDFSEPSQALTKLLFTQKTDRQLLVLQDPAAHSATSASSCLFSVHSSLQGSIGLQRTGSLPRKRGERGSQRGSPRPLSLHCTGPLETSALPPASGDSGRHPLYQLLNCGPGNSCGALHPDIARMERLLQQAVAERERLLKAREGMRRSTEGSSGPAVPAIMAPPTPPPCPPGPRVLDLRQHLERWGHNPDNCPHVRVSGGCCRGSLVKMGGRIKTWKKRWFCFDRQARRLAYYADKEETKLKGVIYFQAIEEVYYDHLRCAFKSPNPRLTFCVKTYERLFYMVAPSPEAMRIWMDVIVTAADENHAP; from the exons ATGACTGCTGGATCCGGGAGTGAGAAGGCATGGGCGCTACTCCCCGCTACGCTGGAGTCGGAGCCAAGTCTACCAGGCTCGGGAAAGGAGG GCCCCGCCTCCTGGAGCTCTGGTCCACGCGCCCGAGTCGTCTGGAGCTGCTCTGGCCCCCGGGCCACACCCCCACGCTGCCAGGCCACGCCCCCGGAACTCAGGGGCAGGCCCACTCCGCTGGAGCCCGGAGCGGCCTTGGGGACGCCGAACGGTCCGGAGGAGGGGTGCCAGCCGCCTACGGTACCGGAGTGCGACGCAGAGGACCGTCCCCATGGGGCTACGCAGCCCCAGGTGCACGCCGAGGACGCCCACAAGCCGGAGGCCTCCGAGGCCCCCGAGGAGCCCCAGAGAGTGAAGGAGCTTCCCAGCGGCCGAGGAGCTGAGCAGCaggctgaggaagaggaagaagtgggAGAAGGCAGCAGCACGGAGAGCAGCCGCGACGCG GGGGAGGCTCCGCCCCCAGCACCGGTCCCCGTCACGCCCCCGGCATCCGCCCCACCTGGGGAGAAGGTGCGAGGGGCGGCGCGGAGGCTTCGAGAGCAGCAGCTAGAGGCACTGACCCGCGTGGCGCTGATGGAGCAGCGAGTGAAGGAGCTACAGCGCCAGAGGAAGGAGCTGAGGATCGAG ATGGAGGTGGAAGTGGCCCTTCTGCGGGGTGAGCTGGCTGGGGAGCGGGTGGCTGCCCGGCGCGAGGAGGAGCAGCTCCGAGAGCTCCTTGGACAGCAGGTGGAAACGGAGCAGGGCAGCCGGGAGCAGCGGGAACAG GAGCAGAAGCGGCTGAGCCAGGAGCGGGATCGCGTGGAGGGTCTTCGCCAGAGACTCCAGGAGGCCCAGGGACAACTCGACTCGCAGCCAGAGGACCAGCGTGAGCGGCTTCTGCAGGGAGTACAGGAG ATGAGGGAGCAGCTGGATGTGGCCCAGCGTGCCTACGAGGACCTAGAATTCCAGCAGCTGGAGCAGGAGAGTCGGCGGGAGGATGAGGACCGGGACAGTCCCGGGGCCCAGACCCTGGACCCCAAGGTCCGGGAACTTCAGGCCAGCGTGGCACAGCACAGG CGCCGCATCCAGGTCTTAGAGGAGCAGCTCAGGTCGCTGGGGGAGCAGATGGCCGCTGAGAGCAGGGGGCTGAGCCGGAAGAAGGAGGAGGCCCTCGAGGCCCTGACGCAG GAACGGAGTCGACTGCTCCAGCTTAACTGCCTTCAGGGGCCCCCTGGAGGGGACTTCTCTGAGCCCAGCCAGGCCCTCACTAAG CTGCTGTTCACGCAGAAGACAGACCGGCAGCTGCTGGTGCTGCAGGACCCCGCCGCCCACTCTGCCACCTCCGCTTCTTCCTGCCTGTTCTCCGTTCACAGCTCTCTGCAG GGCTCCATCGGCCTCCAGAGGACTGGAAGTCTGCCccggaagaggggagagagagggagccagaggggaTCCCCCCGACCTCTGTCCCTCCATTGTACTG GACCCCTGGAGACTTCGGCCCTGCCACCAGCATCGGGAGACTCTGGAAGACACCCACTCTATCAGCTGCTGAACTGTGGCCCCGGGAACAG CTGTGGGGCCCTCCACCCAGACATCGCCCGCATGGAGCGGCTCCTGCAGCAGGCTGTGGCCGAGAGGGAGCGACTGCTCAAGGCCAGG GAAGGGATGAGAAGGAGCACAGAAGGTTCCTCAGGCCCTGCCGTACCTGCCATCATG GCACCGCCcacgcccccaccctgcccccccgGCCCTCGGGTCTTGGATCTCCGGCAGCACCTGGAACGCTGGGGCCACAACCCGGACAACTGCCCGCATGTGAGGGTGTCCGGGGGCTGCTGCCGCGGGTCCCTGGTGAAGATGGGCGGCCGCATCAAGACCTGGAAGAAGCGGTGGTTCTGCTTTGACCGCCAGGCCCGCCGTCTGGCCTACTACGCGG ACAAGGAAGAGACCAAGCTCAAAGGCGTCATCTACTTCCAGGCCATCGAGGAAGTCTATTACGATCACTTACGCTGTGCCTTCAAG AGCCCCAACCCTCGCCTGACGTTCTGCGTGAAAACCTACGAACGCCTCTTCTACATGGTAGCACCGAGCCCGGAGGCCATGCGCATTTGGATGGACGTCATCGTGACCGCCGCGGACGAGAATCACGCCCCCTGA